From Solea senegalensis isolate Sse05_10M linkage group LG19, IFAPA_SoseM_1, whole genome shotgun sequence, the proteins below share one genomic window:
- the nucb1 gene encoding nucleobindin-1, translated as MRLLLLLLLSVSASVWSVPIERNGGNQEVKEEEQEENGDTGLYYDRYLREVIEVLETDPHFREKLQTANTEDIKNGRLSKELDLVSHHVRTRLDELKRQEVSRLRMLLKAKMDSTNTQREQMDHASLLRQFEHLDPHNQNTFEAKDLELLISTATKDLENYDAERHEEFKRYEMLKEHERREYLKGLDQEKREKEERRMQELKEKHRQHPKVNAPGSVAQLREVWEETDGLDPQEFNPKTFFKLHDTNEDGLLDEQELEALFTKELEKVYDPKNEEDDMMEMEEERLRMREHIMNNVDTNKDRLVSLEEFLKSTEKREFNNPKEWETLDAKPAYTEEELQRFEVELRDKEEELKRRVETLRQEQELLNERGKALEAQKKEYQQAVLEMSQRQKEGADALPPAGPNGELQFQPKAPQPEEKETKADQEAEVPNNLPAEPPQNLPVQP; from the exons atgaggctgctgctgctgctgcttctctccgtctctgccaGTGTGTGGTCGGTGCCCATCGAGCGCAATGGAGGAAACCAAGAAGTcaaagaggaagagcaggaggagaatggg GACACCGGTCTTTACTACGACAGGTATCTGAGAGAGGTGATCGAGGTTCTGGAGACAGACCCTCACttcagagagaagctgcagaCGGCCAACACAGAAGATATTAAG AACGGTCGTCTCAGTAAAGAGCTGGACCTGGTCAGTCACCACGTCAGGACTCGCTTGGATGAGCTAAAGCGTCAGGAGGTGTCTCGTCTCAGGATGCTGCTGAAGGCCAAAATGGACAGCACCAACACACaga GAGAGCAGATGGACCACGCCTCCCTGCTCAGGCAGTTTGAACATCTGGATCCACACAATCAAAACACGTTTGAGGCCAAAGACCTGGAGCTGCTCATCTCCACA GCCACAAAGGACCTGGAGAACTACGACGCCGAGCGACACGAGGAGTTCAAGCGCTACGAGATGCTGAAGGAGCACGAGAGGCGGGAGTATCTGAAGGGCCTGGACcaggagaagagggagaaggaggagaggaggatgcaGGAGCTGAAGGAGAAACACCGCCAGCATCCCAAAGTCAACGCTCCG GGTAGCGTCGCTCAGCTGCGGGAAGTTTGGGAGGAGACGGACGGACTGGATCCGCAGGAGTTCAACCCTAAAACCTTCTTTAAACTGCATG ACACAAATGAAGACGGGCTTTTAGACGAGCAGGAGTTGGAGGCTCTCTTCACGAaggag CTGGAGAAAGTCTACGACCCAAAGAACGAGGAGGACGACATGatggagatggaggaagagagaCTGAGGATGAGGGAGCACATCATGAACAAC GTGGATACAAACAAGGACCGACTGGTGAGCCTGGAGGAGTTCCTCAAATCCACAGAGAAGCGGGAGTTTAATAATCCTAAAGAGTGGGAG actCTGGACGCCAAGCCGGCGtacacagaggaggagctgcagcgCTTTGAGGTGGAGCTCAGGGACAAAGAGGAGGAGCTAAAGAGGAGGGTGGAGACTCTGCGCcaggagcaggagctgctgaACGAGAGGGGCAAAGCGCTGGAGGCCCAGAAGAAGGAGTACCAGCAG GCGGTGTTAGAAATGTCTCAGAGACAGAAGGAGGGGGCAGACgcgctgccccctgctggtcctAACGGAGAACTGCAGTTTCAGCCAAAGGCACCGCAACCTGAAGAGAAag aaacaaaagcTGATCAGGAGGCTGAAGTCCCGAATAATCTTCCTGCCGAGCCTCCACAGAACCTGCCTGTACagccttaa